From Vanrija pseudolonga chromosome 1, complete sequence, a single genomic window includes:
- the svkA_2 gene encoding Serine/threonine-protein kinase svkA codes for MSYGSANQGPDPELFYVKQNRIGKGSFGEVYRGYDRRTMVPVAIKIIDLESAEDEIDDIQQEIQILGQLDSDFITRYYGSFLKGSHLWIIMEYCAGGSCSDLMKAGTFKEDYIAILLRELLRGLDYLHGEGKLHRDIKAANILLTSNGDVKLADFGVSGQLTATMTKKNTFVGTPYWMSPEVIKQSGYDHKADIWSLGITAIELAEGEPPYASLHPMKVLFLIPKNPPPELSDRYSKTFRDFVQLCLQRDPRNRPTAKDLLKHKFIRNARKVSYLTELIERHEKWKQEGGAKPEETPRDVPQEPGYGPSEDAWDFGTVRHNLPPSTMSRASRPLPTPGGPPIPEAPAAAIVPTPVEPLSGHHSGTMYRAPPRPPPAEHLAQQVLHQPPPGPPPAQQQPQQQQIPPQVVQQQQQQQQQQYMPPPSHGPPPQAQDHLLDEEEDGMLENVIVPAIASLTARVPNDQAARIVLDRLRQAFEAAERQIPGVTSAFVLEIVENVEQVDEH; via the exons ATG TCGTACGGGTCGGCCAACCAAGGgcccgaccccgagctcTTCTACGTCAAGCAGAACCGCATCG GCAAGGGCAGCTTTGGCGAAGTATATCGCGG CTATGACCGCCGTACCATGGTCCCCGTGGCCATCAAGATCATCGACCTCGAaagcgccgaggacgagatcgacgacATTCAGCAGGAGATCCAGatcctcggccagctcgactcggactTTATCACGCG GTACTATGGGTCTTTCCTCAAGGGCTCGCACCTCTGGATCATAATGGAGTACTGCGCCGGTGGCTCATGCTCGGACCTG ATGAAGGCCGGTACCTTTAAGGAGGACTACATTGCTATTCTGCTCCGAGAGCTCCTCCGTGGACTAGACTATCTTCAtggcgagggcaagctgcATCGTGATATCAAGG CTGCAAACATCCTCTTGACGTCCAATGGCGACGTCAAGCTCGCAGACTTTGGAGTCTCGGGACAGCTCACGGCCACCATGACAAAGAAGAACACCTTTGTCGGAACGCCCTATTGGATGTCCCCAGAAGTCATCAAGCAGTCCGGCTACGACCACAAGGCCGACATCTGGAGTCTGGGCATTACCGCCATTGAGCTCGCAGAGGGAGAGCCACCATATGCAAGCCTCCACCCAATGAAGGTTTTGTTCCTCATTCCGAAGAACCCCCCGCCAGAGCTCTCGGATCGGTATTCAAAGACATTTCGCGATTTCGTCCAGCTGTGTCTCCAGCGTGACCCCCGCAAT CGCCCAACAGCAAAGGACCTCCTAAAGCACAAGTTTATTCGCAACGCTCGCAAGGTCTCGTATCTGACGGAACTGATCGAGCGTCATGAAAAGTGGAAGCAGGAGGGTGGCGCAAAGCCTGAAGAGACTCCTCGCGATGTGCCACAAGAGCCTGGCTATGGACCGTCAGAGGACGCCTGGGACT TTGGCACTGTGAGGCATAACCTGCCACCCTCGACCATGTCGCGTGCTTCGAGGCCGCTCCCGACCCCAGGCGGACCTCCCATTCCAGAGGCACCAGCCGCCGCAATAGTGCCGACTCCAGTGGAGCCACTAAGCGGACATCACAGCGGGACCATGTatcgcgctccgcctcgccccccgcccgccgagcaTCTTGCGCAGCAGGTGCTGCATCAGCCCCCTCCCGGCCCGCCAcccgcgcagcagcaaccgcagcagcagcagattCCACCCCAGGTtgtccagcagcagcagcagcaacagcaacagcagtaCATGCCGCCACCATCACATGGCCCTCCGCCACAAGCCCAAGACCATTTGCTagatgaggaagaggacggcATGCTCGAGAACGTCATTGTGCCTGCGATCGCAAGC CTCACGGCGCGTGTCCCTAACGACCAAGCTGCGAGGATTGTTCTCGACCGGCTCCGCCAGGCGTTTGAGGCTGCCGAGCGGCAGATTCCCGGCGTCACCTCGGCATTTGTCCTCGAGATTGTTGAGAATGTGGAGCAGGTGGATGAGCATTAG
- the NKAPL gene encoding NKAP-like protein has translation MRQAYGNNYERERNEGGGARGGYQNPHPSHSMPPFPGRFPGQQGHYNNNGGARSSGSSAVINFEERRVLRERSDLSIWPPSPKRPYAEDLAEQERDRSRSRKSKSSRRRKSRKYSSDSETDSEEEYERERRRRRRRERERERERQRDKDRGARSTSLADGEDLRGASRPRGARDTDGGGGGGWVEKENRAEQRAEPAAARGHSPAEEADDGDEVGPQPPSELKIKDKFNREAYRGLLPGEGAGMQQFVERGERIPRRGEIGLDSERIAQFEESGYVMSGNRHQRMNAVRLRKEGQVINAEEKRALLIMQREEKQRKEGAIVTQFKEMMDERLKLEERRQRERDEARE, from the exons ATGCGCCAAGCCTACGGTAACAACTACGAAAGAGAGCGAAACGAAGGGGGTGGCGCAAGAGGCGGTTATCAAAACCCTCACCCGTCCCACTCCATGCCTCCCTTCCCGGGACGCTTTCCTGGACAACAAGGTCActacaacaacaacggcggTGCTCGGAGTTCGGGGTCCTCGGCAGTCATTAATTTCGAAGA GCGCAGGGTGTTGCGGGAGCGCAGCGATCTGTCCATTtggccaccgtcgccgaAACGCCCCTACGCCGAAGATCT TGCCGAACAGGAACGTGACCGATCTCGATCGCGCAAGTCCAagtcgtcgcgccgacgcaaGTCACGCAAGTACTCGTCGGATTCTGAGACGGACAGCGAGGAAGAGTATGAGCGGGAgcggaggcgacggcgccgtcgcgagcgtgagcgcgagcgggaaCGCCAGCGGGACAAGGACCGTGGTGCGAGGAGCACCTCGTTAGCCGATGGCGAAGATCTCCGAGGGGCGTCTCGACCACGCGGTGCTCGCGACACggacggtggcggcggcggcggctgggttGAAAAGGAGAACCGGGCAGAGCAGCGCGCGGAGCccgcggctgcgcgcggaCATTCGCCGGCCGAGGAAGCGGACGATGGGGACGAGGTTGGACCGCAGCCGCCGTCCGAGCTCAAGATCAAGGACAAGTTCAACCGCGAGGC CTACCGTGGTCTGCTGCCAGGAGAAGGCGCTGGCATGCAGCAGTTTGTCGAGCGTGGCGAACGCATCCCGCGCCGTGGCGAGATTGGCCTCGACTCGGAGCGTATCGCGCAGTTCGAGGAGTCGGGCTATGTCATGTCCGGTAACCGCCACCAGAGGATGAACGCTGTCCGTCTGCGCAAGGAGGGACAGGTCAtcaacgccgaggagaagcgcgcgctgctcatcatgcagcgcgaggagaagcaGCGCAAGGAGGGCGCCATTGTGACGCAGTTCAAGGAGATGATGGACGAGCGtctcaagctcgaggagcgccgccagcgcgagcgcgacgaggcgagggagTAG